One region of Cottoperca gobio chromosome 19, fCotGob3.1, whole genome shotgun sequence genomic DNA includes:
- the smim36 gene encoding small integral membrane protein 36, with translation MGFMEFYLEIDPVTLNLIILVASYVILLLVFLISCILYDCRGKDPTKEYAPDNTPAPPSQSPIRLVVMQNSPASSRYEPNNTAVGHGELPTPDLSRDRGEREREREKRSTLV, from the coding sequence ATGGGTTTCATGGAATTTTACCTGGAGATTGACCCCGTCACCTTGAACCTCATCATCCTCGTGGCCAGCTATGTCATCCTGctcctcgtcttcctcatcTCCTGCATCCTGTATGACTGCCGGGGCAAAGACCCCACCAAGGAGTACGCCCCGGACAACACGCCGGCGCCGCCCAGCCAGTCGCCCATACGCCTGGTGGTCATGCAGAACTCGCCCGCCTCGTCCCGCTACGAGCCCAACAACACGGCGGTGGGCCACGGCGAGCTGCCGACGCCAGACCTGAGCCgggacagaggggagagagagcgagagagggagaagaggagcacGCTGGTCTGA